TACCTCCGCTCCGCTGGCCTGAATGATCCTGCGCATCACATTGATGGCTGCATCATGTCCGTCGAACAGCGAAGCTGCGGTTACTATTCTGATCTTATTTTTCGGTTGATATACTTCCGTCTGAATCATATTCCACTTTAGCTGGGGATAACCAACAAATTTACCCTTCCTTCAGGTGACCTCCAAAAGAGCAGTGAAAATACTGATAATCAGGGTTATTGCTATCTTTACGGGATGTTTTTTCTATTCAGCAAACTGCTTCATTTCCTGATCAGCCCATTTACCTGGATTTTAGGTGTCCTGATATGGGGCATTCTATGCAAAGATCCGTTGCGGAAAAAGAAATTATTCCGCTGGACACTGATCCTCTTTCTGTTTTTCTCCAATCCCTTTATACAGGATGAATTCATGCGTGCCTGGGAAGTTCCGGCTATTGCTGATGAAAAACTAGAAGTACATGATGTAGCAGTTGTATTGGGAGGGATAAGCACGTATGATGGAAAAATTGACCGGATCCAAATGCAGCGGGGGGCCGACAGGCTTATTCAGGCCATCCGTTTGTACAAGGAGGGAAAAGTTAAACGCATTTTATTCGCCGGTGGCTCTGGAAGTATACTTCACCAGCACGTGAAGGAAGGAGAGCTGATTGGAAGAATGATGAAACATTTAGGGGTACCGGATTCCGTGGTGCTCATTGAAAATGATTCGAAGAACACACATGAAAATGCTGCGGCAACACGGAAACTGCTGGACACAAAAAAACCGGGATGGGAAGACCTGGATCTGAAAATACTTCTGGTTACTTCAGCATCTCATATGAACAGGGCAGTTGCTTGTTTCAGAATGGAAGGGATGAATGTTACTCCGTATTCAACCGATCGTAATTCAGGAGAACGCAAATGGGAGTTTGATCATTTGTTTATTCCCAATGTGGAAACATTAAGCAGTTGGGATAAACTTTTCCACGAATGGGTAGGGATGGTGATATATACCGTGATGGGATATGTATAAACAAGTAAGCGTCTAGATTCAAGAAATACAACTTTCTCCGTTGACTCTTGATTCGTACGTTTTATTGCGGAATTACAATATCCGTCTGCCATTTTGTTGAATCCGGTTCAGCGCCCGGATCCGTGATGTACAATTCCCAACGAGGAGCATGAACGTCTTTGCCATTAACCTTCAACCATTCGCTGATTCCCATATGGAAAGGATACATACTCTTATACCCTCCGAAATAGGAGACTTTTAAAGCTTTGGTGTGAGTGGTAGAATACGCATTAAATCCCTCATCTGTTTTTACAGGAAGCTTATCTACGATAAAACCAACCTCCATGTCCACTTTGGTATCCGTGTAGTTCATGTAAATAGCGAACACCGGTCCGGCTTGTTTCGAACCTGCTTTTCCTGCCATGGCACCGATCTTTCCATATGTCTCGCCCAGGGTTTTAGAAATTTCTGAAGGGGTGCAGGAAACCTTCATCGTCACCACATTCATGGGAGCAGCGTCTACTTCTTCCATGGCAACGGGTGTCCATTTTGGAAAGCTCTCCACCAAGGTTTTCAAACCGTTCAACGACTTCATAAAATCAGCACCCAACATGGCATCCATATCCACCAGGGCCATCATAGGCCGAAGCATGAAAGGAGTTTCCATATCCATGTAACAAGTCACTTTCGTTGCGCCTGCAGAATCCTGAAATACCCATCCACCAATACTTTCTCCCATCCCCTCGAAGGTGAGCTTATATTCAACCAGCTTTCCCGCATCACTCTTCAAGATTTCAATTGAACCCTTTCCTACACTGTCGTTTGTACTTTCCCAAAGATGGATAGCACCAACACCTGCATTCGGGCCTTCAAAAGTGGTTTTCATGTTGGGATCAATATTATCCCAGTATGACCACTTGATCCATTGGGTCAGATCATTCACGGGTCCAAAGGTGGTATTGGGGTCTGATTGAATGAGCAGGGAACGTTCAATATGCATTTTTGAAGGGAGGGTTACAGCCCAAACACACCATCCGGTAAAAATTACCAATGTAGTGATAATCAGGTATTTAACTACTTTCATGAGGGTCTTTTTAATTTCTCCAAAGGTATAAGAATGGTGAATATTCCTTGGATTTCCGCTTGATTTTTTTAGTTTAGCACTCCTCATTATGAAGACCAGGAATCTCATAGTGCTACTCCCCTTCTTTTTAGGGCTGGTATTCGCCGGTCCTGCCTCGGGTATGGCGGTTAGTAATGTGGATACACTGCCTCTGCGCGAAGTAATCCGCACGAATAACCTGGAACTTGTGTCGAAGATGAGCGATGAGCAGTTAGTAGTCCTGATTGATCTGCTTTTTGAACTGGACTCGATACCGGTAGACCTGGCGGCCGAGATAGGAAGAACAGTCAAGTCACGCAGATCATCAGACCCTGCGCCACTGACGGTTGTCAAGCCTGTAAGTCTGCAACTATATGAAAGTTCAACGCCTGCGTCAGAATATTACACGGTTTTTGATTCGAAACATCTTGTTCCCATCGAGGACAGCTGGAAAAAATCCGATACGGGATTTGTTATCAATATGTATCCTGAGGGACATGAGGAATTCTTCATGCCCACTTGTGCCATCGTTTCTTCACCTTTCGGATGGAGGGGCGATACGGCAATGCACAACGGCATTGATCTTGACCTGAACCGGGGTGATCCTGTGGTGGCAGCCTGGGATGGTATTGTGCGCATGTGCGGCCGGCATGGTAACTACGGTAATCTTGTGGTGGTGCGGCATTACAATGGACTGGAAACAGTGTATGCGCACTTACATAAGATCAGGGTGAAAGTAGGTATGCAGGTAAAAGCCGGGCAGGCGGTAGGATTAGGTGGAAGCACAGGGCGATCTACGGGTTCACATCTTCATTTTGAGGTACGTTTTAAGGGGCAGCCGATCAATCCAAAATACTTCATTTCATTCCGTTCGGAAAAGCCAATTGGAATGTACATGGTCATCCGGAAAACCCGTAATGGTATGTGTGCCTATCCGCTGGGAGTCGAATACCACACAGCCGAAAAAGGAGATAATATTTTTGAGATCGCGAAGCGGTACGGAAAAACCGTGAAGGATATTAAAGAGTTGAACGGAATGAGTGGCAAGAGTTATAAGATCAAGCCGGGTATGAAGGTAAGAGTGAGTTAAGGATTCAACAGCTTTTTAACCATTTCTGATATTGCCTTCCCATCCGTTTTTCCTGCAAGAGCTTTGGTAGCTTGTCCCATCACCTTCCCCATGTCACCTGGACCTTTGGCCCCCACTGCTTCGATGATTTTCTGAAGTTCCGCCTTCAACGCATCCGGACTCATTTGCGCCGGAAGAAAGGCTTCAATCACTGAAGCCTGAAACAACTCCACTTCTTCCAGGTCCTTCCTGTTCTGAGAGGAGTAAATCTCTGCCGTTTCCTTGCGTTGCTTGACCATCTTTTGAAGGGCTTTCAATTCCGTTTCCTGAGTATACCCTTCAGGGGAAGTCTTAAGCAGCAGGATGGCAGATTTAATTCCCCGGAGTGCTTCGAGCTTTCTGGCATCTTTGGCAAGCATGGCCGCCTTTATATCAGCGTTGATCTTTTCCTCTAACATATTTCTGTGTTTGGGAACAAATATAAAAAAAGTAGGGAGGCCCGAAGCTGCCCCCCTACTCGACTGCATTCTAATCTAAACTAATCTACATTGTCGTGAAGGAAAGAATTGTTCGGTTTAATCTCGATCTTCTTGTCCTCCCCTTCACTCAGGGTATATCTGCTAACGTTGGATTCCGACGAATGTTGCTGGTTATCGAGGTTCACGCCACGACGCTTGTAAGCAGGCTCGTTTTCCAGTTCGGCCAATCCGTTCGGTGATTTAAGCTTATAGCTCAGTTCCTTCAAGCGCTGGATACGTTCCTGCGCTTTTTTGATCTGACTGTTGCTGGCCATGGTTTCTTCCGATTTTTCTTCGGCAACCACTTCATCCTGCTTTTTCTGCTCTATGGTGAGCACCGGCGGCTGAATTTCTTCCTTTCGCATCTCCACTACCGGGGTTTCATCCACAGGTGTTTCCGTTACCCCGGCTTCCGGGGATGCGGTCACCTCCGCTACCGGCGTTTCCTCAGCGGGAATTTCTGCAACCGGTTCAGAACTGATTTCCATAACCGGCTCCTCCCGGATTTCTTCGGCGCTAAAGTCCAGTGTAATTTCCACTTCCTTCTTCTCTACCTCCGATTCTACTGAAAAGGCATCCGGTTCTACACAAAGGGGCGCCGTTTCCTGCTCCAGCATTTCTTCCAAAGACGATACTTCATCTGTCGTTTCAGGATGCGTCTCCGCGGTGAACAAGTCCGATTCCGGTGAATTGTGTTCTTCTATTTCGGGGGTCTCCTCGGAAATAAAGGTTTCATTTTCAAAAAGCGACTCCTGCTCCACCTCAGCCGCAGGTACTTCTGTGATCATTTCCACCTCGGGAGTGGTATTCTCCTCTGTATTCATTAGGACAGGAATTTCCTCCACCGCGGTCACTTCCTCCTCCACTTCCGTTACTTCCTCTATTACCGCGGTTACTTCCTCCATTACAGGAGTCTGCACTTCCATCATTGGTGTTTCCTCCGGATGGGTTGTCTCTTCCAGGGCAGTGATCTCCTCCTCTGCATGGATCACTTCAGAAACAGGTAACTCTTCCAAAACCGGGGTTTCCTCCAACAAAGGTGTTTCTGCCACCGGGCTGATCTGGACCTCAGCAGTTATCTCCGCTACCGGAGCTTCCACAACAGGAATTTCCGCCACGGGTGTAATCACTTCAAACTGCTCCTCCGTTTTCACCTCCTCCTCTGCCAGGGGGGCAACATTTACCCATCCGGACGGAGCAGGAATAGATTCCTCCACCGGGGAAGAAAGAAAGTCAGAAGAATAAAGATCTGATTCCTCCTCTTTAACTTCCTCCACAGCGGCAACCTCTTCTACGTTTCTGATAACAAGTACCGGCTCCAGGAGGCGATCTTTTTCCTCACGGGAAAGGTTGCTGAAGGTCTTATTCTCATCGGTTCTGAGATCCGATTTTACCTCCATACTCCCTTTCAATACCGGCTCATCCGCGCTATGATCTGCAACAGGAGGAGCCACACAATTCATTTCGGATGTGCTTTCGTTCAGATCCAGCACTTTTTTCTCCGGCTTCTTGTGGGTTTCATATCCCAGCAGGGGACGGGAATGGAATCCGGTGGCAATAATGGTCACATTCACCGAATCGCCGAGTGAATCATCCACACCATATCCGATTTTAATATCTGCATTTGTTCCGGTAGAATCCTGGATAAAATCCGTAATCTCTCCCAGTTCATCCATTGTGAGTTCCTTGGTACCGGAGGTGATATCAATGAGAACAAACTTGGCACCTGTGATTTCATTATCGTTCAGCAGCGGAGAATTCATTGCGACCTCCACGGCTCGAATAGCCCGGTTTTCCCCGGCCGCACTGCCTGTTCCCATCAGAGCAACACCGCTGTTCTTCATCGCAGTATGAACGTCGTTAAAGTCTACGTTCATATGCTTGGTATGGGAAATCAGTTCAGCGATACTCTTGGCAGCATTGGCCAGTACATTATCGGCCTGGGCAAAAGATTCACGCACGCCAAGGTTTCCGTAGATCTCTCTTAGCTTGTCGTTGGTAATCACCAGCAGACAGTCTACATGCTTTTTCAGTTCCTCGATCCCCAGTTCCGCCTGTTTCCGTTTATTTTTCCCTTCGAAAGAGAAAGGAAGTGTTGCAATTCCCACGGTAAGCACGCCCATTTCGCGGGCGGTCTGGGCGATGATCGGAGCCCCTCCTGTGCCCGTGCCCCCACCCATGCCGGCGGTAATGAACACCATCTTTGTGCCCTTGGAAAGAAAATCTTTGATCTGATCCAGGCTTTCTATGGCTGATTTCATACCGATCTCAGGAAGAGATCCTGCGCCGAGGCCCTGGGTAAGGGCTTTGCCCAATTGTACCTTTATGGGAACGGGACTGGACTCCAGTGCTTTAATATCGGTATTACACACAATAAAATCCACCCCTTTGATACCGAGGCGAAACATGTGGTTTACTGCGTTTCCTCCTCCGCCACCAACGCCGATGACCTTGATAATGGAGAGGAGTTCTTTTGGAATGTCGAAGCGCATCATGGATAAGTTTTGGTTAAAATTAAGTGAAGCCCGTCCGCGCTTTGCGCTGGGCTACACCAACTTATCCACGTTGAATTGTGAATTACTCCCGGGCCGCGTCGTCCTCAAACCACTCTTTCCCGCGAAGAAAAAACCGCTCAATTAAATTGCCGGCCCGCTTCGTGGTATGGGTAGCAATTTTCTCCTTTCTACGGGTAGTATCCTGCTCCACCGCTTCCAGCCCTTTAATCACAAGTCCCACCCCGGTGGCGTACATTGGACTGGTAACCTCCTCCACGCTTTTGGCCAGGTGTTCATTAGGATAACCAATACGGGTATCCATTCCGGTGATATACTCAATAAGCTGTGTGATGTGCTTCAGTTGCGCTCCGCCGCCGGTTACCACTATACCTCCTGCCAGTTTCTTCTCGTACCCGCTGTTTTTGATCTCATAATAAACATGCTCGATGATCTCCTCCATTCTGGCCTGTATGATATGTGCCAGGTTTTTAACTGAGATTTCCTTAGGTTCCCTTCCGCGTAACCCGGGAATGGAAACGATCTCATTTTCCTGGGTTTCGTTGGCAAAACAAGAGCCGAATTTCACCTTCAGCAGCTCTGCCTGACGGTGAATGATAGAGCAGCCTTCTTTAATATCTTCCGTAATCACATTACCCCCAAATGGAATAACGGCAGTATGGCGGATAATGCCATCGTAGAAGATCGCTATATCCGTGGTACCACCTCCGATGTCTACCAGCACGATTCCGGCCTCCTTTTCTTCCTCGCTCAGCACGGCAGAGGCCGAGGCCAGCGGTTCAAGAACCAGTCCTACTGTTTCCAGCCCCGCCTTGGCAATGCACTTGACAATATTGTTCATGGCAGCAACCTGACCGGTGATAATATGAAAATTAGCCTCCAGGCGGATTCCAGACATTCCGATGGGATCTTTAATTCCCTGCTCACTATCCACAATATACTCCTGCGGAAGTACATGCAGTATCTGCTCGCCCGGTAGCATTACGAGGCGGTACATATCCTCTATTAAAGCATTAATATCCTTCTGGTTAATCTCATCCTCCAGACTCTTCCGGGTATAAATTCCCCGGTGCTGCAGACTTTTAATGTGCTGCCCTGCAATTCCAACCATTACGGTTGTTATATCTACACATGCACGATCTGAAGCTTCCTGGATGGCTGCACGGATAGCAATAACCGTTTTCTCAATATTGACCACCACGCCGCGCATAACGCCTTGTGAATCGCTCTTCCCCATACCGAGAATTTCGATCTTCCCGAATTCATTTTTGCGCCCCACAATGGCGGCAATCTTGGTGGTTCCGATGTCTAATCCGACTATGATCTCTGATTCCATATCATTCTGTTTTAGAACAAACAATCTGATTTTTAAATTTCAGCTGGATGGTATCGTATTGGTTCCATCCTGTATGATTTAACCCTTCCGTGTAAAAGATACGGAGTTTATCCAGTTTCTGTTTCATTTCTGAGGTATCTCCCATCATGATCCGGTGATCGCCGGCCCGCGGAATCAACTCAAATTCCATTTGCGCATTCACATAAATCTGCTCGAACTGAGCCGCCCACAAAGAATCGCTGTCCAGATATCTGACCAGATGATATACCTCATCCAATATCGTGGTTTCCAGGTCTTTACCTCCATCAGCGAAAGCAAAATTAAAATGTGAGTTAAAGCATTCGCTGATCTCTCCATTGACCAGAATCACCCTCGGGGTAAAGCCGGGTGACCAGTTCATCATGTGTCCATTCCGGTCGAGGTAAAAAGTTTCTCCGTTTTTATTCATGACACGCGCCAGGGGGTCCTTCTGAATGATATCAATCCGCAGTTTTCCGTTGATGCTCATATATACCTCAGCGCTTTCAACCCAGGGATTGGTATTCACCAACATTTCCAGTCGGGGCACACTGATGCTGCCCAGGGGCATTCCCTCCAGTGCATCGCCGTTACTCCTGATCAGCTCGCGAATGGCATCTTCTTCCACAAGATAATTTTCTCCATTTCGAAGAATATTGATCTCCACTTCACTGCAAAGCAGGCGCTCTTCCTCTGCTGAGGCAAAACCCAGCAACACCAGAATTCCTGCTCCCAGCAGGCTCCAGCATACAGCATAAATAATCCGTCTTAATTTCACTCCAATGCGCGTTTTACAGGTTCAGCCAGTAACTCAATATCACCGGCTCCCATGAGTAATACCACCTCATAATGGGATGAAGAAAGCAAATCCGGCAACTCCTTTTTTGAAGAAATACATTTATTTTCTAACCTTACTTTGTTCAGAAGCATGGTGGTATTCACTCCCGGAATCGGTAATTCCCGTGCTGGATAAATGTCCAGAAGTACCAGCTGATCCAGCTTTTCGAGGCTGCGGGCGAAGTCGTCGGCGAAATCCCGGGTGCGTGTGAACAAATGTGGTTGAAACACTCCGGTAATACGCTTTCCGGGATATAGATCCCGGACCGCCGCAATGGTGGCACTAAGCTCTGCGGGGTGGTGGGCGTAATCATCAATAAGTACCAGATCGTCGCGACGGATGTGGTATTCGAAACGCCGCTTCACTCCCCGGAAGGAAGCCAGCCCTTTACGGATCGCCTGTTCCGATACCCCCAGGGACCAGACGGCGGTAACAGCTCCCACGGCATTCTCCACATTATGTCTGCCGGGCACACCCAGATTCAGGTTGGCGATCCGTGTATCTCCGAGGATCAGATCAAAAACAAAGCGGCCGTTCTCTACCCGCACGTTTTCCGCCCGGTGAGGAGCAGTTCCTTCTCCGCAATACTCCAGAAATCCGGCAGATGGATGACCCAGGTACTCTTTCAATCCCTGTTTGGTTACCAATACTCCACCCGGCTTAACACCCGCTGCGAAAAGAGAATACGTACGCAGCATTTCACTGTGATCGCCGTAGATATCCAGATGATCGGGATCCAGTGAAGTGATAATTGCCGTCAGAGGCCGTAAAGTCAGAAATGAGCGGTCGTATTCATCTGCCTCCACTACCACAATATCCGTGGTTCCTTCCAGCATATTGCTTTCATAATTCTGAGTAATACCTCCAAGAAAAGCCCAGCATTCAGTTCCGGCGGTACGAAGCAGGTGTGCAATGAGAGATGAAGTGGTAGTTTTGCCGTGCGTACCGGCTACTGCCACCGTTCGGGTGCCTTCCGTAAGCATGCCGAGCACTTCAGATCTTTTCCGGATCGTATATCCCCTCTCCCGAAACCATATCCATTCCCCGTGTTCAGCAGGAATAGCGGGAGTATACACCACGAGCACATTTTCTTTCGGTGCTTCCAGGAAGGAAGTTGGAATAAGATCGGGGTCTTCTTCGAAATGAATATCCATTCCTTCCGTTATCATTTGTGCCGTGAGGGAGGAAGGTGTCTTATCGTAACCTGCGATTTCCACACCTGCCTTGTTGTAATAGCGGGCCAGTGCACTCATACCGATGCCCCCGATACCCAAAAAATACATATGTGTTATATTTTCAGGGACTTTCATCTCTTCTTTACCATTGATATGATTTCGTCTGCAATCAATGCAGCGGCATTGGGAAGTGAAAGACGCAATGCATTTTGTGCGAGTTGGTTTCTTGCTTCCTGGTTCTTCATCAGATCCAGAATTAAGTGGATCAACCCTGTTCCGGCATCCCTGTCGCTGATCATTTGCGCTGCGTTTTCATTCACCAGCGCTATGGCATTTTTGGTCTGATGATCTTCCGCTACATTGGGTGAAGGCACCAGGATACATGCCTTGCCTGCCACACATATCTCCGACACGGAAATGGCGCCCGCGCGTGATATTACCAGGTCAGCCGCTGCATAAGCCAGATCCATACGCTGGATGAACGCTGAGAGATGAATGTTCGTATGACCGAACTGTTGCAGAGCTGATGCCATCTCCTTTTCCTGATTCTTGCCCGTTTGCCAGATCACCTGCATACCGGCCTCCTCCAGCTCCCTTATACCGCGCAACATTGCACCGTTGATGGTTCCCGCGCCCAGGCTCCCTCCTATTACCAGCAGTACCGGCCGGTCCTTTGCCAAATGGAAATAACCGATCGCCTCCTCTTTTTTGCTTTTCAGGTCCACAATATCCTTTCGTACGGGATTACCGGTTATGAGTATCTTCTCCCGGGGAAAGTACTTTTCCATTCCGCGGAAGGCCACGCAGATCCGGTTTACTTTCGAAGCCAGCAGTTTGTTGGTTACACCGGGAAAGGAATTCTGCTCCTGAATCAGAGTGGGAATTCCTCTTGCGGCCGCCACCCGCAATGTGGGTGCACTGGCATACCCGCCTGTTCCGATCACCGCATCGGGAGAAAAATCCTTAATGATCTGCCGGGCTCTTCCCATGCTGGCCATTAGTTTAAAAAGAAGATTCCAGTTTTTCCAGATTTTCTTCCGCTGGAACCCGGCGATGGGCAATCCTTCAATACGGTATCCGGACGCCGGCACTTTTTCCATTTCCATTCTTCCCAGCGCTCCGATAAAAAGGATCTCCGCATCCGGGCGTTTTTCCCGTATGGCATTGGCGATGGCGATGGCCGGAAATATATGGCCGCCGGTACCTCCGCCACTGAAAATAAATTTAAGCGGGACTGACATCAGGGACAGAATCTTTCTCCGCGGGTAGTTCTGTTTCCAGCTCTCTGCTCACGCTGAGCAGAATTCCTACCGCAATACTGGTGAACCAAATCGAAGTTCCTCCCATGCTGATGAAAGGCAAAGGCTGTCCCGTTACCGGAAACAGATTGACTGCCACCGCCATGTTGATAAATGCCTGGAACACCAGGCTGAAAGCCAGTCCCACCGAGACCAGTACGCCAAATAACTTTTCACACTTGGTGGCTATTCTTATCGCCCGGAACAATATGATGATGTAAAAGAAGATAAGGACAATTCCGAGAAGTCCGCCCATTTGTTCCAGGATCATCGCGAAAATAAAATCTGAGGATGCCTGCGGAAGAAAAGAGCGTTGGTCCGAATTTCCAAGTCCTTTGCCCACAAAAAAATTTGAGCTTCCAATGGCGGTTTTGGCCATTTCCGACTGATAAT
Above is a genomic segment from Bacteroidia bacterium containing:
- the murG gene encoding undecaprenyldiphospho-muramoylpentapeptide beta-N-acetylglucosaminyltransferase, which produces MSVPLKFIFSGGGTGGHIFPAIAIANAIREKRPDAEILFIGALGRMEMEKVPASGYRIEGLPIAGFQRKKIWKNWNLLFKLMASMGRARQIIKDFSPDAVIGTGGYASAPTLRVAAARGIPTLIQEQNSFPGVTNKLLASKVNRICVAFRGMEKYFPREKILITGNPVRKDIVDLKSKKEEAIGYFHLAKDRPVLLVIGGSLGAGTINGAMLRGIRELEEAGMQVIWQTGKNQEKEMASALQQFGHTNIHLSAFIQRMDLAYAAADLVISRAGAISVSEICVAGKACILVPSPNVAEDHQTKNAIALVNENAAQMISDRDAGTGLIHLILDLMKNQEARNQLAQNALRLSLPNAAALIADEIISMVKKR
- a CDS encoding YdcF family protein, with product MFFLFSKLLHFLISPFTWILGVLIWGILCKDPLRKKKLFRWTLILFLFFSNPFIQDEFMRAWEVPAIADEKLEVHDVAVVLGGISTYDGKIDRIQMQRGADRLIQAIRLYKEGKVKRILFAGGSGSILHQHVKEGELIGRMMKHLGVPDSVVLIENDSKNTHENAAATRKLLDTKKPGWEDLDLKILLVTSASHMNRAVACFRMEGMNVTPYSTDRNSGERKWEFDHLFIPNVETLSSWDKLFHEWVGMVIYTVMGYV
- the ftsA gene encoding cell division protein FtsA, whose protein sequence is MESEIIVGLDIGTTKIAAIVGRKNEFGKIEILGMGKSDSQGVMRGVVVNIEKTVIAIRAAIQEASDRACVDITTVMVGIAGQHIKSLQHRGIYTRKSLEDEINQKDINALIEDMYRLVMLPGEQILHVLPQEYIVDSEQGIKDPIGMSGIRLEANFHIITGQVAAMNNIVKCIAKAGLETVGLVLEPLASASAVLSEEEKEAGIVLVDIGGGTTDIAIFYDGIIRHTAVIPFGGNVITEDIKEGCSIIHRQAELLKVKFGSCFANETQENEIVSIPGLRGREPKEISVKNLAHIIQARMEEIIEHVYYEIKNSGYEKKLAGGIVVTGGGAQLKHITQLIEYITGMDTRIGYPNEHLAKSVEEVTSPMYATGVGLVIKGLEAVEQDTTRRKEKIATHTTKRAGNLIERFFLRGKEWFEDDAARE
- a CDS encoding SRPBCC family protein yields the protein MKVVKYLIITTLVIFTGWCVWAVTLPSKMHIERSLLIQSDPNTTFGPVNDLTQWIKWSYWDNIDPNMKTTFEGPNAGVGAIHLWESTNDSVGKGSIEILKSDAGKLVEYKLTFEGMGESIGGWVFQDSAGATKVTCYMDMETPFMLRPMMALVDMDAMLGADFMKSLNGLKTLVESFPKWTPVAMEEVDAAPMNVVTMKVSCTPSEISKTLGETYGKIGAMAGKAGSKQAGPVFAIYMNYTDTKVDMEVGFIVDKLPVKTDEGFNAYSTTHTKALKVSYFGGYKSMYPFHMGISEWLKVNGKDVHAPRWELYITDPGAEPDSTKWQTDIVIPQ
- a CDS encoding peptidoglycan DD-metalloendopeptidase family protein, which gives rise to MKTRNLIVLLPFFLGLVFAGPASGMAVSNVDTLPLREVIRTNNLELVSKMSDEQLVVLIDLLFELDSIPVDLAAEIGRTVKSRRSSDPAPLTVVKPVSLQLYESSTPASEYYTVFDSKHLVPIEDSWKKSDTGFVINMYPEGHEEFFMPTCAIVSSPFGWRGDTAMHNGIDLDLNRGDPVVAAWDGIVRMCGRHGNYGNLVVVRHYNGLETVYAHLHKIRVKVGMQVKAGQAVGLGGSTGRSTGSHLHFEVRFKGQPINPKYFISFRSEKPIGMYMVIRKTRNGMCAYPLGVEYHTAEKGDNIFEIAKRYGKTVKDIKELNGMSGKSYKIKPGMKVRVS
- a CDS encoding UDP-N-acetylmuramate--L-alanine ligase; the protein is MKVPENITHMYFLGIGGIGMSALARYYNKAGVEIAGYDKTPSSLTAQMITEGMDIHFEEDPDLIPTSFLEAPKENVLVVYTPAIPAEHGEWIWFRERGYTIRKRSEVLGMLTEGTRTVAVAGTHGKTTTSSLIAHLLRTAGTECWAFLGGITQNYESNMLEGTTDIVVVEADEYDRSFLTLRPLTAIITSLDPDHLDIYGDHSEMLRTYSLFAAGVKPGGVLVTKQGLKEYLGHPSAGFLEYCGEGTAPHRAENVRVENGRFVFDLILGDTRIANLNLGVPGRHNVENAVGAVTAVWSLGVSEQAIRKGLASFRGVKRRFEYHIRRDDLVLIDDYAHHPAELSATIAAVRDLYPGKRITGVFQPHLFTRTRDFADDFARSLEKLDQLVLLDIYPARELPIPGVNTTMLLNKVRLENKCISSKKELPDLLSSSHYEVVLLMGAGDIELLAEPVKRALE
- a CDS encoding GatB/YqeY domain-containing protein, yielding MLEEKINADIKAAMLAKDARKLEALRGIKSAILLLKTSPEGYTQETELKALQKMVKQRKETAEIYSSQNRKDLEEVELFQASVIEAFLPAQMSPDALKAELQKIIEAVGAKGPGDMGKVMGQATKALAGKTDGKAISEMVKKLLNP